The window CTAGGGTAGTTTGTATTTGTTGCTGTTCTTTCTGGGAAGTTGGCCATCATTTCCAAAGAAAAAGACACTCATATTTCTCATACTATATTTGCTTTCAGCTTAGTTGGTGATCATATCTAATATTTTGACCTCCGCCGATCTTGCGCCAATTAACTCAATGATTTAGATACTTTCGGAAGATATAGGTCGTCATGGGAAATAAGTTTTTTTATGGTATGATTGAGTTCTAATTTGAGTCGTGTATTAAGAGTTAAACGATTGTTTTGTATATCTTGAGTTGTAATGTTAAACCCTATAGGCCTAAAGACCAATTCAATACCCTGTTTCATTTTTTATGAAAAAAGAGAGGTGTATATGAAATTATGAATGATTGAGTTAGGGATATAGTGGATGAGAGGGTCTTTTTGGTTGAACATGGGGGGTATGGGATAGCAATGATGTCGCATTCATTATTGAAGCAACTGCAGGGCCTAGTGGTTTGTTATGTGGATTTGGCAATGGATGCACTGAACTGATGCACAAGATCCAATGCTCCATAACTATAACCTTCATCTTCTTCATCAGTTTGGCAGAGAGACTCACAGAAGAAGCAGCAGTGCTTTGAAGCTAGTCTGTCTCTGTGGCACAGATTCGAAAGCTGCTATCATAGTTGTCACTGCATTCGTGCGTTGTGTTCTGCCACTATTGTGTTTTGAATATATCTTTCCGTTTTTAGGAGACCATGCTCACTCTAGGTATGAGGGGAATGTTGTTCTCTTTCTCATCACATTTCCTATAATCCTATCTTAGGGATATTGTTTAGGGCATTTGTTAGAGCATAAGAACTAAATTTTTCTACAAAATAAAGAAATTGGGGAGCTGTTGAAGTTATTTTTAGACTTATCATTTATCGAAATCAAATAAGTGTAATGTAAAAGTTAAGTTGATGAAACGTAACTTTGACTTGATGAGATGAAGTATATATATAGTTGCGTAGAAAATAAATGGTAATTATATGAGTTCGAACTAAGTAAGTGTTGAAATGAAAAAAGTCTAAATAACAACGACATTTGATTTGAGGAATGAAGAACTTTTTCTTTTCTTTTTTCAAAAATGGTCAAGTACCTCACGTTTTTTCAGATTAGTTGCACCAAAACTTCCATTTCCCGGTTAAGAAACGACCAAAGATCAAAATGTTAAATCAGATGTGCATAATCTTATACCTTACATTCCATTATCAACATGAACAGAGCTCATGAGTTATGAGTATTGACAAATATAGGATGTTAATGAAAGAAAAAGCTAACTTTTGAAAAGAAGAATTAAACTTCTGTATTCCATTACTAAGTACAGCTAAATTAGGCATCTAACCTCAACTAAATTCTTTTCTGTTCACCCCTCTGGGTTCTTATTTTTCATCAATTGACATAGTAACTTTGCCAAGTTTCACCTTCCATTTTCATTCTCATCCTTATCCTCACTCTACGCCGGTCAGGGCAGGAAAGCAACTCCCGGACCTGGTAAGCCCCGGGCGGCCACCCATCCTCATGGGAGTACTCGGAGTCGAACTCGAGCCCCTCGGAGAGTCCAAACTGCGCCGGAGAATCTTTGTCATGGCAGATATCAAATGAATAGTAGGGTTCAGAGGAGGGCCGGATGCCTTAAACTTCATGCAGAAGTTCATATGTGTAGCCATGGCTTCTTCAGTGCTAAGTAGCCTCTCAGACCTCACAATCTCATCTTTAATAGCCTCAGAACACAACCCACAAATCCAATGGCCCATGTTTCTCTCCCGGACATGTTCAATATAGGCAGGGGTGCACTCCTCTGTGAGCCCACAGCATTCACACTTTGCAGACTCAATCTCTGATTGGGGATTGAGCTTTGGGGCTGCTGCTGCTTGACTTTCTGGGGCTGGTAGACCTCCCACTGGTTCACTGATTATAGTTGCATACATTTCCAATAACCCTGAAAATTATAAAGAAAAACCATCAATATATGAAAAAAAATTGGAAACAGGGTTTTTTGTATTTATAATTTATGGTTCTTAATGTTGGCAAAGACAAAACAAGCATAAAGGCTTATGCTACATGTATGTAAATTTTGTAGTTCCAAAAAGAAACAGATTTTGAACTGGAAAACAAAACTGTGACATTGAAATCACATATAACAAGCTGCAGTTCCAGATTCACAGTTGATTAATTTTATGAAACTTCATTCAAAATAGAAAAGTGAAAACAGAGCAAGACAATTCTGAATATACTGCATATATAAGTTTCGAATTATTACCAGTAGAAGCAGATCAAAATGAATCCCAATACTTCGATTTCTTTCTGCTTCTTCTGTGAACTGGGCTTTGCTACTGTTGTTCCTTTATCGTTCTTTTTCCCCGGCTCCTTCTTCAACCTTCTCTTCCTCAGCAAAGAAAATGTCAAACTTGAAAACCATTTCAGAGAAATTAACTGATCTTCTCTTCAACCTCAGCTTTCCAAACAAGCTAGACCCTTCAATCGAAAAAAACAACCTAAACCGTTTTCCTTTCTCAAACTCGCAGAGCCAAGCTAAGCTCTTTTCTGATCAAGTCTCAAACTTTGATCTCTGTTTCTCTGTTTTGATGCTGTTTGCAGGAAACCCGAATCTTTTTATGAGCAAAAAAAGGGAGAGAGTTTGGTTTTGGGTTGGTTTTGTTTGTGATTCTTCTCCTCCACCAAAATCTTATATGGAATAGTTAGGCTGTTCGAGGGAGAGGTTGGGAGAGAGAGAAGAAGAAGAAGACAGAGGGAGAGTTTCTAGAGAGAGACCCAATGATTGAAGGTTTAAAGTGGAAAGAGGCCATTTTGTATATTCCACGTCAGCAGCATTGGCTGTCAGAGATTTATTTCTAACTAACCTTGATTATTGGGATTGCCAGCTAAGCATTATCGTGTTTTCAGACTTATTCTTACCCAATATGTGCTGTTTCGACTATTTTTTTCTTTTTCATTGTTTAGTAGTAGTATACCCACCAATGGGTGTCACCCACGTGTACAACTAAAACGTGTAAAGGTATATTTGTTTTGATTCTCAATTTTTTTTTTTATGGCATGGACTTCACAAGTCTTTCTTTTCTTTTCGTTTTTGGCTAGAAACTTCTTCCGATTCCGAACTTTTCTTTTCAAATTAGTGCTTTTATTATGTGTAAATAGTTCAACAAGCTAAATAATATTAATTCTTGTTTATTTATTTTTTATCAAGATGGCTTCACTAAAAACAAAAATTATTTCGGGTTCAGAACTTAGAACAATTTGATTACTCTAGATTAGACAATCAAACAACTTGGTTTACAGAATTTACAGGCTAAATTCGTCTTCATACCAAATACAAGCTTTCAAAAGCAGGTTGATACGTAATTTTCAATATCAACTATAATGTGAATGTGGACCTACTCAAGATAGGTTAGGAGAATCGATAGGGGAAAATCAACATATTAACCTAAACCCTCAAGAACTTGTTACAACACATCACAAAATCGACATACTATGAGTACCTTTTTTTTCTTTTTTCTTTTTTTTTTTTATATTAATGAGGACGCATTAGTGGACACCCCACCGACCACCATTGCGGCCTCTCTTCTTGGAGGGAAATACGACTATTGATGTTCAATCACTAATTTTCTCCACTTTATTTACATTGAACGCCATTACTGTAATAGAGTTTACTGCTTCACTAGTGCATATTCACCGGTGTTGAATATGAACTACATTGGTCATTTTCCTCTCAGACTACCAGAGCAGTGTCACTCTCCTCCCACTCTAGACGTCGGATGACAATTGTTCCCTTCTTTGCATCTGCACAAACAGGGAAGCGAGGAGTTTCAGCTGAAAAAAGCAAATTGAGGAATCTCCATGTTGCAGCGAAACAGATCGGCCTGCAAACCTCAAAACCCTAGATTTTCCGAACAACGTACTATTCTATGAGTCTGAGTGAAATCTTTGATAATGTGTGAGACACAAAAATATACGTGCTAGTTGTTTCTGTCAAAGACAATCAGTCACACATCTTATCTCTTGATTGTACGAAATTTAACTATGGACAAGTGTAGGTCTTGAGGGCAAAATCCAATATTCTTCGAAAAGAGTTTTGTACGAAAAGTAAATTTTTGTTTGCGTTGCAAGGTGTACATGCTGAAATTAGGACACGATTAGGACTATATAGTAAAGCAGTTGCATTTCATGTCAATTAAAATCAACCATCTTTCTCATATATATGTGTAACGAAAGAGATTGATCGTGGAAGAAGATAGCTAAGCTAGGTTCATCATCACCTTTGATGCTTATGGTCTCATTTGTGTACACGATTTAATAGAGTACAAGAATTTAGTGGTAGTCCATTATTGAGAAAATAAGCTCACAAGTTTTTTAAGCTTTAGTACGTAGTATTATCTATTTTCTTGGCGAACACTAATTTGTATCTTTTAAATTATTTATTTATTTTGTTTGCTGACTAAAATCGGACGATTTAAGGATTTTAATCATGAGTGCATTTGGATACATGTGTTTTATATTAAAAATAAAAAATAAAAAAAAAAAAACTCTTACAATTGAGTAAAGAAAACTTTTTATTTGATTTTGTCTACATTCTCATAAGAAAAAATTGAATTTGTCTAAACATATATTTCATGAATATTTATTTTTGTTACATATCAAACTAATAAGATTAGATTAAATTCAGTTTACCCTCCTAAGTTTTTGGGTTAACTTCATTTCAGTCTCCGTTCTCTTAATTTTAAAAATTCAACTCTTAAAGTTTTCAATTTTCATCAGCCTTGCTTATTTGCTAAGATTTCTTCTAATATAGAGGTTAAATGCTAACATGAAATCTTAGAAAAAGAATCTGAAAGTGTGATTTTTGTCGTTAAATGATTGTTTTAGCCTTTAAAATGAGCCATAAAATGAAAATTAACGTTCATTTCTGACAGAATCCTAGCAAGTAATTAAAGTTGATGAAACTTAGACACTTTAGAAGGTAAATTTTCAAAACTGAAAGAACAAGGAATGAAATGAGGTCAACTCAAAACCTGAAGAGGGTAAAGTGAATTTAATCCATTTGTCTATCAAAAAAAAAAAAAAAAAAGAACTAATAAGATTTGTATGGCTGACCAATCTCGTTCATCGGTTCATCACACAATGATCAATGCATTTTTCTTCAAGGGTAAGGTGTTAACATTTCTCATACATCAATCATTTTCTCTTAATTGGGGATTAATTATACCACTTTGAAGACTTATTTTCCCATTTTAAAGACTTGGTTTACCATTTCAAGGACTAACGACACAACTTTGAAGACTAATATATTACAACTTTTGAAGACTAATTAATTTTAGCACTTTAAGGTAATTATATGCATATCATGTAATAACATATTGTAAAATTTTCTTTCAACTTATAGTAACATTGGTTTGCCAAACATGTAATCTGTTTCATAAAATGTTTATTTTCAAACCATCAACAAACATTGACTCATCAAACAACTTCACACTAAGCAATGTAGGCATATCTAAATTAGCGAAAGATATTTAATAATTTGTGGTAGTTTTTGTACCAAGTTTAAATTTTTTGACTTAAAATTGATGAATCAGACATGTTACGTGATATGACCGTTTACACTTGTAAAGTAAAGTAATCACTCTTATTTCCTATAATGTGTGATTCCTTTGTGACATTATACTATCACTATATACTTGCTTGCTGGGCTTAATCCCTTCAAATTAAGAAACCATTTTAACCTAACCATTCACATGCATCAACAACTAAAAGAGATGCAGGCATGTAAATGAGCACCTGCCCTCAATTGTGAATGCACAAGAATTAAGAAACGACCATACATATTGAATAAACTTCCCAACAGTGATATTTGATCACGCCTCAAATTATTGGCTTTCACACGTTGAACAGCAGCAGTGCTTCTTACGCAACTCGACCAACAACATATCTCACAATTCGATTCACAAACAAGAAACAATAATGAATGGACCAAAGCTTCGCCTTTGCCATTACCTAAAGCTAGCAGAGAGACTGGGAATTATTGCACTACTGCATTATCGATCATCATGAAAGAGACCCATGATTTAATTTTCCAAGTGATTATTATGAAAGAGACTGCCACTAATGAGCAAAACACACAGCTTGCCAGAATAGATAGGCAACCCACCTAAACAGAATTGTCCCATCACAAAGAACAAGGACCCAATTTGCATTGGTTCCTCTTAATCTGAAGTGACCAGATACCCACAAAGTACTTCATAATTCACATGGCAGATATCAAAATTCTCATTCATATTATCTTCTATGCATGCATATGCTTCACATGCATTCTTGGTAAGGACAAGTTTGTCATCAATCTCTGGTTGTAGAAGTATGAAACAAACTAGCTAGGGTGTAATCAGTAATGAGTGGTTATGGAACGGGGAAAGAACTCAAGGAGGTAGTGTTTTAGGTGGTTGTTTAATTGTTCATTTGGGTGCATATATGCGGTGGTTGGATCAAATCAATAGCATATGAACACACAATTTGACCTATATAATTCATAGACAGACGAGCATGTAAAACTATCCGAGCTTTCTAGTGTTCGGATTGAAAGTGCCTTGTGATTTTGTTGCGTGTTTGCAGAGTGGACGTCTTAGCTAGATTACAAGTTGATTTGTTTATAAACTATAGGTTAACCACATATATTGATTTTGTTAATTTTGTTGACGTGGTGACATGATAGAAATGCAACTGTGACATGGCATCACAATCAGCGCTGATGTGTTGCACACTACTCATAATCCAAGTGGAACATAATCGAATTTATATTTTAAAAAAAAAATGATTTCTTATCCTTTAAAGCATTTTCCATATCCTTGTTTAATTTTATGCATGAAATGGCTTAGAAATTAGGAGGTGTATGATTGTCTTGGCCCATATGTCAAAAGAGTGTCTCCATAATATTGATTGTTTGTAAATCATCACTTTCAATCAATTATGTGTTTTGTTCATTTCTTTGCTCTTTTGGTGAAAAAGTTAGGCTACCATAGTAGTTGATTGAAAAGGAAAAGCAAATTATTAGCTATGAAGTTGGCCGGAATCATTAGTCAGAGTAACACCTAGCATATATTTTGTTGTTTAGATTTTACAGTAGTTTCTGGGTGAGACGATCTTCTTGAGATTGCTTTCACAACCGATGAAGTAGACATGGCCTTCCTTTTCAAAAGGACCAAAAAGAAAAGCAGACCAAGAACACGAGTTTCAACTTTTATGTGCTTAAATGGTGTTTTGGCGAATATACTTCTGAGCTCAAAAATAAAAAACACAACGACAAAATTCGTTTGATTCTTGAAATAGACTTAGAAAAGGGTAACAATTTCAATTGCCAAATTCATTATACTGCAAAAAGCTCGAGTGATTTCTTGAGAGATGACACCCTCCAATACAACAGACTATATGGTTCTTAAACATGCATAACTACATGACTACATCAACAGTATAGGGAAATTAAACCGATATGCCTTACCTGCTAACGTTTATAAGAACAAAAAGGTTTAGGGTTTAGGGTTTAGGGTTTAAGGTTAGATCTAGAAGTCAAACTGAGATGAAAACTTTCAAACCAATATACAATTTACAACACCCATAATGCCATATGATGGTTTCTTTTGGAAATTTGGGTTTGTTTTGTTCATGTCCACAAGACCCTTTGTTTGTTCCCTTTTGGACTCTGGCCTAAACCTAATCGTCTTCCAACTCTTATTAACTAATCAGTCTCAACAAAAGAAATCAAGACCTGCTCATATAAATTACACCTCTACTGATATAAACAACTCTGTAATATCTTGCGCTAGGTGAAGTAGAGTAGACCCTCATATCCAACATTTGCCACAAATATTTGTTATGTAGTGAATAATGGGGAAGATATCTCTACGTTGATGTCTCCAAATCCAGTGACGTGAGCTCGGAAATGACCCGTGAATATATGAAAATCATGATAGGGAAGGGGTTGGTCAACAAGTTCTAAGCATGATTGTGTTACTTAGACAAGGGGTAATCGTTACTTAGCAGCCATGCGGGTGCTTATTACATTTTGATCTGAAATATGACAGAAAACTAATAAAGTCTCTGGACATAATATTTGGAATTGATGTGGAGCTCCAAGTCAGCTTAGCTCAATGATACAGCTTTTACAAGTGGAATTCCTTCTCATGATGACAATTCAAGAACAGACCCAAAAGAAGAGGAGAATTGTAATTCTGTAGCAAGATGTTGAAGCATATGCTATATAACTAGAAAGTTGCCGCGCTTTGCTGCGGGGGGTTTTGGTAGGCGAATAGGAAAGGAAAGTTAGAAAACTTTGGTTGAAGTTGAAATTTTTGATACTTGTTCCAATTACTTGAAATTTAAAAGAACTAACAAAGCATCAAAAATGGAATAAGGAAACTGTTTAAGTTGACATAAAGTGGTTACGTATAAACGGGAACATGGTCATTTATACAATAGTTCACCGGAGGTAGTATAGATGTGCAGTATACAAAAGCGTGTTGTTGCACAATTACTATCATAGTATACAAAAACAGTAGCTACCATAACCGTTCAAAAGATGATTGTTTCGGCAATGACTACAATATGGAATGGAGCTATATCTAGGGCTTCTTCAAAAAAGTGATACCCTCAAATGTGTTTTTGGGATGTGCTCCTGACACGACCCACCCCGAATTTCACCCTGAAACACGGAGTAAGTCTTGCGGGACCACCTCCAAGGAAAATTTACTGAAAAGATTAAGAAAATCTCTCTTGCAGATGGACAACCCTAACTCGAAAATTCCAAGTTACTCTCTTAATTCAACACGTCCAAACATCACATAATTAACTTTCAGAAATTCTACACATAAAATACAATAATCCCAAAGTATTCAGAGCTATTAAACACAAGCGGAAGCAAGAGAAGAAAACACGAGTAGGTTAAACATGTAACCTACTGATGAAAACTGGCGGAAATGCGAGTGACTATGCCTCGTCTCCTACTAGATCCAACCCGAACTCTGCAGACTGGACAATTTAAAACGAAAGGCCCAGGGGAAAACATTTAATAACGTTAGAGTGAGTGGACAAAAATAAAATAATAAATAAAATATTTATGTTTCCCCAAATTAATTTCTAAGGAAAAATCGAATGCATGCCGCAAGCGATAAAACTTTTATCTCAAAAAAAATATCGAGCCTCTCAGACTCTATAATATATGTATGTATTTACACTCGTCCATACTCCCTATATAAATTCATGGGTCTATATAGGGCTACTACGCTCGCGTCCAACGCTCACGTCACGCCTTAATGCGGTGCTACACTACGCCATCAAGGTAGACAGACGGGTGTATAAATATGTGTCCATACCCCCTATATGAATTTAAACACTCAAATAGGGCTACTACGTTTACGTCCAACGCTCACGTTACACCATAATGCGGCTATATACTACGCCATTAAGGTGGACAGACACATATGGCTAGCTAGCATTTATATACATACTCTCTCATAAATACATATTTATATCCACCGAAAATCTCATTTTCGGTAGCTCTCCAAGAGAAAATAAAAATCGTCAAATTAAAATGACGTTAAAATATTCCGCAACATTAATTGTTCAACCATGAACTATAGCATGCATTTATTTAAAATAAACGTCCACTCACAAATTAGGCCTAAGCCTGATGTCGATCTGGGGCCTCGTCTGCTCGAGCCTCCTCACGTCCTGTTCCAAATATAAAATTAATTTCTCAACCGAAAATCCAGAACGTACTCAAAAATAGGCAAAATAATTATGAGCCGTAACCACGCTCATTCTCGCCTAACTTCGATATTCTTAAATCGGAACGATCCGAACTTATATATCATACTCAACAGTCGTAAATACAACCTCCCCAAAATACGACTTAAATCCTACGGCCAGATTCTACATTAATTAACCGCCAAAAATACCAAACTTCGGAAATTCACAAACCTATCCAAATCTCATCCAAAAATTCCATAAATCACATCAATATACTCTCCTTAATATTCCACACTTAAAACCCTAAAAATCTCNNNNNNNNNNNNNNNNNNNNATTTTTACCGTCGTCATATTTTCTCCCACGAATAATCCTCAGCACTAAAATCGACCCTGAAACCCCTCTAGGGACCAATTAAGCTATTAACTCAATGATCGAGACGGTAAAATTCTTATTATAATCAAGCTAGTAAATAAGGTAAAAATATAAGGGTCGGGATGTGACAGCTCCAATATGTATGCTACTACTATCATACAAAAGTGCAGCTGGCATCAGTATGTTACTGTAGCAAAATATACACTAAATATTTACCGGTATTCGTTTCATCTTCTATTTTTGATCATACTGTCTGGTTGTTGCTCCTTCCTTGACCTGGTCCACACCCTTAAGTTTTAGTGAAAGAGTTGACAACGTCATTGTTTATTGTAAAAATAAAATAAAACGAAGTTTAGAGTGAATTTAGTTTGAGTTTAGAAAGAAGCGTATACCTCTTTGATTTCTTCTCTGATTCTGCGATGAGTAGTGCTTTCCCAGCTAGAGTGACTGTTCTCTTTTACTCATAAATTTCTTGGTGTTTCAATGGTAGAATCTGCTTGTATTGCTGGAGTTGAATTCTTTGCAGCTGAGTGAATGCTTCTAACCATTAGATCATCATTGGGATTAACTTTGATTTCAAACTCATGATTTTGGGTAATTGTCAAGTAGAGTCTGTTGAGTTTCATAGGCCGTCTTGCTGAGTAGTTCCTCACATGTATAACCAAATAGTTGGTGTGCTTCCTTTCCCATTTAGCGTGACAATCGCTTCATCATCATCATCATCCTTGATTGACATAAACACCCTGTAACTGTGTAGGAGATGATAACAAAAATGAAAATAGAGCAGATGATGAAAGTAAGGTGAAAGGTGAGCCTGTGATAATCCCAGTAACTTGAGATCAAAGGAATCCAGGTCTACACACCATATAATTATTTAATGATAAAAGCAAAGGAAAAATACAGGGAGCTATATGACAAAGAGAGAAAAAGAATAATGGTGAAGAAAAAGAAATTAAAAAACTGTGCTACATCATGGGAACAATATTGTAGTTTCCTTCATAACTTTCCAGTTATATCATCTTCATGAGGGAGAAATTACAATGGTCAAAGTTTGGTAAAGTAACTTACAATGGTATTGGTGTTTGCACACCATGATGTTGAGAAATACACTGATCACTGTATTGCTTTTCTGTCAGCTGTCTAGAGCAATTTGGAGCTGAGCAGTGCTCGTACCACCAACCACTGAGTCGAAAATCTTAGGATTGAAGTATTGCAGTGGACCGTCTCTTTCTGCGATATGTAAATAATGTATTATTTATATGGTATTTGCAGAAAGAGGTAGCTGAACTCTATGTTCAATCTGTTAAGATATATATGATTATATGGTATTAACTTATCAATCTAATACTTAATTATATGATTACTCTTTGGATGTATATAAAAAGACTAATGACATATTCACCTTTTAAATTTATACAAAACTCAGCTAGTTATCTAAACACAGCTAGTAATACCTGTCTGAAGATGTATTGTACAGAAATCCAAATTGTCTAGAAACCTAAAGCCTTCAGCAAAACAAAACAAAACAAAAAAAAAAATCAATTCATTTTGGTCATAGAGATTCACTACCTACTCTTTTGACCAAATGTTTTAAGCAACACCAATTATTTGACATTTCTTGGCTCTGATAATACTCCCTTTTCTGAAAGAAGAAATCAACGACAAATTCTGGTAACAGAAAAAAGAAGACAGAAACAAAAACCAATCACCCAAAATCGATCAGATCGGCCTGGTAATAAGGATACTAAAGACGATCACTTCAAGAATTAAACAAAAGACAGAGGAAGAGGAGAGAACAACAAAGATCGACGAAAAAGAGGACATATATAGTCTTACCCAATAACTGATGTTGGCGATCTTGAGGAGAAACTGCATCCATGAATCAATTTATGAATTAGTTATCTATAAATCAATTCAAAACAAAACTAATTGCATCTTTTCATATCCAACTCAACCTTTTTATATGCTTCCCCGAAACCCAACTCAAATACAAACCCAGACAAAACCCAGATAGATAGATAAATGCTATTTAATCACCCACAAAACCAAATTAAAATCCCTAACCAAACACAGAAACCTACATACATATGCACCAACCAAAATTGCATGCACCTAAATTTAAAACCAATGGACAAAACCAACATCTCAATAACGCATACACATATTGATCGATTAGAAAAGAACCCCAAACACAAAAAGAAGTCAAACAACGGTGACCGATCTCAAATGCTTACCTATCAGGGGAGAGAAGAATCAAAATCTTAAATACTACACAGATTTTCGTCAAGAATCAAAGAGAGGGATCAGTCGTGCAAAACATCAGGTGTAAGAGAGAGAGCGAAGAGAACCCAGAAGAGCAAAGTGAACTTTCGAGACGGATAGAGAAAGGAGCAGAGGGGCTGATCGAGAAGCATCTGGAGCAAATCAGGCGAAGGGCACATCTGGGAATGCACGACCCAATAGTGAGGGTAAAACATGGAAATACACTGTTATTTACTGTAGATGACGTCATCTCAAAGAATAGATAGATATATATATTAGAGTAAATTCACAAGTTAAACAGGAACACTATGCCTACCCTATAAACGAATACAAAACGAATCAATTGTAACTCGTAAAACAAAAACTTATTTACAACCATATATTTTTAAGTGAGCGAACACATTGTCCCAGCAAAATTGATGCACATGAGCGGAGCCGCAATCCTAAAGTACTTGATGCCTATCAGGTAGTGTTACATATTGGGATCACCATGAGTTCTGTTATTGCTGCAATGCGGTGGAGGGCTGTCATCTCAATGCAGCTCCGATTCCAAAATTCGTGGGGGCTTCTGTGCAGGTGCATATACACAAACTACCATTACAGGCTCCCTCCCCTATAATACTACCTCTCCAACTGAAGCTGCTTCTTTCTCAAATTCTTTTATCAGCTTCTCTATCCGTCTTCTATACACTGGCATGAAGTGATC of the Fragaria vesca subsp. vesca linkage group LG6, FraVesHawaii_1.0, whole genome shotgun sequence genome contains:
- the LOC101303247 gene encoding uncharacterized protein LOC101303247 translates to MYATIISEPVGGLPAPESQAAAAPKLNPQSEIESAKCECCGLTEECTPAYIEHVRERNMGHWICGLCSEAIKDEIVRSERLLSTEEAMATHMNFCMKFKASGPPLNPTIHLISAMTKILRRSLDSPRGSSSTPSTPMRMGGRPGLTRSGSCFPALTGVE